GGAGGAATTTTGATAGTTCCTACTCTCTACACATTTTTTGAGTTTCTACCTCCGCAAGTCGTTATAGCAACCTCACTGTCTCTAATCTTTTTCAATTCTTGTATAAATACCTATAATTTTTCAAAGTCTGGTGTTCGCCCTAATTTTTCATTCCTATTGCCTATCGCCTTTTCAATGATTCTAGGTGTTCTTGCTGGAGGAAAACTCACTCTGATCCTACCTGCGCGGACAGTTAAGCTCATCTTCAGCGTCTTTGTCTTTGCTATTGCCATCAGAACGCTATTAGTGAAACTGAAAAAAGAAGACTCAGACAACTGGAATGCTCCAACAGACATAAAATCAAGATTAGTGGCCATTACAGTAGGACTCTTTGGTGGACTAGTTGCAGGAATGACCGGATTAGGCGGAGGGGCTGTTTTAGTCCCATTATTTATCACAGTTCTTCACATCCCATTTCGATTTATATCAGCTTACTCCAACGCTTGCATGGTCATTGGAACCTTTGCAGGAATGCTTCTATATCTAATTGAGCCTACTCCACACTTCATCTTCAATAACGAGATTCTAGAGAAAGGTCAGTTCGGATTCGTGAATTTTTCTATTGTAGCCGCTTTGTTTATTGGCTCTAGCACATCGTCAAAGTTTGGAGTCAGTCTTGTCAAAAAGATAAGTCCCGAGTTATCAAAGAAGCTTTTTGCGGTGCTCCTGATCATCATTTCAATAAAAATATTTGTATCCTCTCAATTTTCTTAATATTTTTTAAATTTTGTATTGACCATTCACCTAAAAATACCTATATTTAATCTCAC
The DNA window shown above is from Halobacteriovorax sp. HLS and carries:
- a CDS encoding sulfite exporter TauE/SafE family protein; this encodes MIFLGLIITGLIVGIFSSFFGVGGGILIVPTLYTFFEFLPPQVVIATSLSLIFFNSCINTYNFSKSGVRPNFSFLLPIAFSMILGVLAGGKLTLILPARTVKLIFSVFVFAIAIRTLLVKLKKEDSDNWNAPTDIKSRLVAITVGLFGGLVAGMTGLGGGAVLVPLFITVLHIPFRFISAYSNACMVIGTFAGMLLYLIEPTPHFIFNNEILEKGQFGFVNFSIVAALFIGSSTSSKFGVSLVKKISPELSKKLFAVLLIIISIKIFVSSQFS